In Halopelagius inordinatus, a single genomic region encodes these proteins:
- a CDS encoding TOBE domain-containing protein — protein MVDDWFEAYLDADGVSFDDDDAALLRAVSETGSVSAAASSLERSRPRCLSRLQELEDALGSLVERRRGGSDSGGSELTPAGRDVLARFDRLHAALSGTAGVPETMAPGTVTGVEGELCDVETEAGRVRAIGDEAVREPGRPVQVSVRADAVTLHAPDDAPAPGATSARNRLDGAVEAVERGDAVVRVAVDVGFSDPLWALVTADSADRLGLAPGAGVVASWKATATRATAVETVTERDGEGA, from the coding sequence ATGGTCGACGACTGGTTCGAGGCGTACCTCGACGCCGACGGCGTCAGTTTCGACGACGACGACGCCGCACTCCTGCGGGCCGTCTCCGAGACGGGGTCTGTCAGCGCTGCCGCCTCGTCGCTCGAACGGTCGCGTCCCCGGTGTCTCTCGCGACTGCAGGAACTCGAAGACGCGTTGGGGTCGCTCGTCGAACGCCGTCGCGGCGGGTCCGACAGCGGCGGAAGCGAACTCACCCCCGCCGGGCGCGACGTTCTCGCGCGGTTCGACCGCCTCCACGCCGCCCTCTCCGGCACCGCGGGCGTCCCCGAGACGATGGCACCCGGAACCGTCACCGGCGTCGAGGGAGAACTGTGCGACGTCGAGACGGAGGCGGGCCGGGTCCGCGCCATCGGCGACGAGGCGGTTCGAGAACCGGGCCGCCCGGTCCAAGTGAGCGTCAGAGCCGACGCCGTGACGCTTCACGCGCCGGACGACGCGCCCGCGCCCGGGGCGACGAGTGCACGGAACCGACTCGACGGCGCGGTCGAAGCGGTCGAACGCGGCGACGCCGTCGTCCGCGTCGCCGTGGACGTCGGTTTTTCCGACCCGTTGTGGGCGCTCGTCACCGCCGATAGCGCGGACCGACTCGGACTCGCTCCCGGTGCGGGCGTCGTCGCGTCGTGGAAGGCGACGGCGACGCGGGCCACGGCCGTCGAGACGGTCACAGAGAGGGACGGAGAGGGAGCGTAA
- a CDS encoding potassium channel family protein, with protein MRFVIVGYGRVGARAARVLQEEGHDVVVVDNLDTKAERARDAGFEVVEGDGSNESVLRRAGIEDATAVGGLTGDPNVNFAACMIGAEFGCRTVMRISEDYRQEIYEQYADDVDEVVYPERLGAAGAKTALLGGNFNAIGDLTEQLGLSTVNVPEDSPVVGRKISDIDLGEDGIIYAHGRQREAMTIPLPGTKIESGDQLALVTERDGLDSVRAVLLGSET; from the coding sequence ATGAGATTCGTTATCGTGGGGTACGGCCGCGTCGGCGCCCGCGCCGCCCGAGTGCTGCAAGAGGAGGGACACGACGTCGTCGTCGTCGACAACCTGGACACGAAAGCCGAACGCGCCCGAGATGCGGGATTCGAAGTCGTCGAGGGAGACGGGAGCAACGAGTCTGTGCTTCGCCGCGCGGGTATCGAAGACGCCACCGCCGTCGGCGGACTGACCGGCGACCCGAACGTCAACTTCGCGGCGTGCATGATCGGCGCGGAGTTCGGCTGTCGGACCGTGATGCGAATCAGCGAGGACTACAGACAGGAGATATACGAGCAGTACGCAGACGACGTAGACGAAGTCGTCTACCCCGAACGACTCGGCGCGGCGGGCGCGAAGACGGCGCTTCTCGGCGGGAACTTCAACGCCATCGGCGACCTGACCGAGCAACTCGGACTCTCGACCGTGAACGTCCCGGAGGACTCGCCCGTCGTCGGCCGGAAGATATCGGACATCGATCTCGGCGAGGACGGCATCATCTACGCCCACGGGCGGCAAAGAGAGGCGATGACGATTCCGCTCCCGGGGACGAAAATCGAGTCGGGCGACCAACTCGCTCTCGTCACGGAACGGGACGGCTTAGACAGCGTGCGCGCGGTGCTTCTCGGAAGCGAGACGTAA
- a CDS encoding oxidoreductase, translating to MAPALEDPIEISGLDVRNRLYRAPLLECAGEGPDAVDVLREELEPAAASGVGLICQGASPVREETGHVAPNMTSFADREFVRGLRPLTDAVHDHGAKILAQLDHGGIRSLETWHAAYRKERSAPEQLAVSPLPMPLKLLDAAGILSYDARVLTTAEAYELAADFGRCAEHAVAAGYDGIHIAGANMGIVQQFLSPFYNARDDEFGGSLRERMRFLELVYEEIRKRVGEDVPVVTKVPAETASPSVVRSRLSVEDGVRVARRLEEVGFDAVVPVEGSVFWDMSLIRGEFPERAWSGSQFREGYREAFGGRLRPRLVALAHRLHARSQSFDPAWNEPFCARVREAVSIPVLAEGGVRRRTEMDRLLSANRCDMVGMGRPFYAEPRIAARLLRTEGEEVEATCENCNNCTVPQVTGAPGVCRTPSVLRKTGELRKEGAYGETQGTDGR from the coding sequence GTGGCTCCCGCCCTCGAAGACCCGATCGAAATCTCCGGACTCGACGTTCGGAACCGCCTCTATCGCGCGCCACTGTTAGAGTGCGCCGGCGAGGGGCCCGACGCGGTGGACGTCCTCCGCGAAGAACTCGAACCCGCGGCGGCGTCGGGCGTCGGCCTCATCTGTCAGGGGGCCAGTCCCGTCCGCGAGGAGACGGGGCACGTCGCGCCGAACATGACGAGTTTCGCGGACCGGGAGTTCGTCCGCGGCCTGCGACCTCTCACCGACGCGGTGCACGACCACGGCGCCAAGATACTCGCGCAACTCGACCACGGGGGGATTCGGAGCCTCGAAACGTGGCACGCCGCCTACCGAAAGGAGCGTTCCGCACCCGAGCAACTCGCCGTCTCGCCGTTGCCGATGCCGCTGAAACTGCTCGACGCGGCGGGGATTCTCTCGTACGACGCGCGCGTTCTCACGACGGCGGAGGCGTACGAACTGGCGGCGGATTTCGGCCGGTGCGCCGAACACGCGGTGGCGGCGGGGTACGACGGAATCCACATCGCGGGCGCGAACATGGGCATCGTCCAGCAGTTCCTCTCGCCGTTCTACAACGCCCGAGACGACGAGTTCGGCGGGAGTCTCCGAGAGCGGATGCGGTTTCTCGAACTCGTCTACGAGGAGATTCGAAAGCGGGTGGGCGAGGACGTGCCCGTCGTGACGAAGGTGCCCGCCGAGACGGCGTCGCCTTCGGTCGTTCGCTCCCGTCTCTCCGTCGAAGACGGCGTCCGCGTCGCCCGGCGACTTGAGGAGGTGGGATTCGACGCCGTCGTCCCCGTCGAAGGCTCCGTCTTCTGGGACATGAGTCTGATTCGCGGCGAGTTCCCCGAACGCGCGTGGTCGGGGTCGCAGTTCCGCGAGGGCTACCGAGAGGCGTTCGGCGGGCGACTCCGCCCGCGCCTCGTCGCCCTCGCGCACAGACTCCACGCGCGGAGTCAGTCGTTCGACCCCGCGTGGAACGAACCGTTCTGCGCTCGCGTCCGTGAGGCCGTCTCGATTCCGGTCCTCGCGGAGGGCGGCGTCCGGCGGCGGACGGAGATGGACCGCCTCCTCTCTGCGAACCGGTGCGACATGGTGGGGATGGGCCGCCCGTTCTACGCCGAACCCCGAATCGCCGCGCGACTCCTCCGAACCGAAGGAGAGGAGGTGGAAGCGACGTGCGAGAACTGCAACAACTGCACCGTGCCGCAGGTGACGGGCGCGCCCGGCGTCTGCCGAACGCCGAGCGTCCTGCGGAAGACCGGCGAACTCCGGAAAGAAGGCGCGTACGGCGAGACGCAGGGCACCGACGGCCGGTAG
- a CDS encoding BKACE family enzyme — MTYESYLAGDPLVVTAALTGGVHGKEANPNLPETPEEIGKAAAAAEAAGAAVVHLHARRPNGERSFDTERFQAIDDAVRRYADDVILQHSTGGTGAPAEDRHLPLRTDPPPEMASLDMGPLNRYDHLTSENTRAMVDSLHDEMRERGIKPELEVFNDGHLNEVYGLLERREVADPVYATLIFGGGTLTRPRPRNLLNAVDNLPDGAQFNTLGFGPHQLPFATMGVLLGGHVRVGLEDNVYYRRGELAESNAQLVERTVRVAEELGREVATPSQVRDVLGL; from the coding sequence GTGACCTACGAGTCGTATCTCGCGGGCGACCCCCTCGTCGTCACCGCGGCGTTGACGGGCGGCGTCCACGGGAAGGAGGCGAACCCGAACCTGCCGGAGACGCCCGAGGAGATAGGCAAAGCGGCCGCGGCGGCGGAGGCGGCGGGCGCCGCGGTGGTCCACCTCCACGCCCGGCGACCGAACGGCGAACGGTCGTTCGACACCGAGCGTTTTCAGGCGATAGACGACGCGGTGCGGCGGTACGCCGACGACGTGATACTCCAACACTCGACGGGCGGCACCGGCGCGCCCGCCGAGGACCGCCACTTACCGCTTCGGACCGACCCGCCGCCGGAGATGGCCTCTCTCGACATGGGTCCGCTGAACAGATACGATCACCTGACCAGCGAGAACACGCGAGCGATGGTCGATTCGCTCCACGACGAGATGCGAGAGCGAGGAATCAAGCCCGAACTGGAGGTGTTCAACGACGGCCACCTCAACGAGGTGTACGGCTTGCTGGAACGGCGAGAGGTGGCCGACCCGGTGTACGCGACGCTCATCTTCGGCGGCGGAACGCTCACTCGGCCGCGTCCGCGGAACCTGCTGAACGCCGTCGACAACCTCCCCGACGGCGCGCAGTTCAACACGCTCGGATTCGGCCCGCACCAGTTGCCGTTCGCGACGATGGGCGTCCTGTTGGGCGGGCACGTCCGCGTCGGACTGGAGGACAACGTCTACTACCGCCGGGGCGAACTCGCAGAGAGCAACGCGCAACTGGTCGAACGGACCGTCCGCGTCGCGGAGGAACTCGGGCGTGAAGTCGCCACTCCCTCGCAGGTCCGCGACGTACTCGGCCTGTAA
- a CDS encoding zinc-dependent alcohol dehydrogenase: MRGLAKTSRSHGSMELVDRERPDPGPDEALIEVDYAGLCGSDAGIYEFESAFERMTLPNVIGHEYSGRVVEVGGGVTNFSVGDRVVERPIRGCGECYQCRIGEENVCQNAVITGVDHDGAYAGYIAVPESALHPVPDDVPPKHAAIVEPTSIGARAVIENSRVGAGDRVMVEGPGPIGLLTAQIADAQGGEVVVAGVGQDTEYRLPLAEELGFRTINVESDDLDAHRETLTDGVGYDVVFDTTGHPSGLTMAVDEVRKGGQIVLVGQTGETTMPYSPLVRAEVDLQCSYASMYDDFEHSLRLIASGDVDCETFLDDRFSLLDADEAFETFVSGGTCKPVFDVSELRG; this comes from the coding sequence ATGCGCGGACTTGCCAAGACGAGTCGGAGCCACGGTTCGATGGAACTGGTCGACCGAGAGAGACCGGACCCGGGGCCCGACGAAGCGTTGATAGAAGTCGACTACGCCGGACTGTGCGGAAGCGACGCGGGAATATACGAGTTCGAGTCGGCGTTCGAACGGATGACGCTCCCCAACGTCATCGGTCACGAGTACTCCGGCCGCGTCGTCGAAGTGGGCGGAGGGGTGACGAACTTCTCGGTCGGCGACCGAGTCGTCGAGCGACCGATTCGCGGATGCGGCGAGTGCTATCAGTGCCGAATCGGCGAGGAGAACGTCTGTCAGAACGCGGTCATCACCGGCGTCGACCACGACGGAGCGTACGCGGGCTACATCGCCGTGCCGGAGTCGGCGCTTCACCCCGTTCCCGACGACGTGCCGCCGAAACACGCCGCGATAGTCGAACCGACGAGCATCGGCGCGCGCGCCGTCATCGAGAACTCCCGCGTCGGCGCGGGCGACCGAGTCATGGTCGAAGGGCCCGGTCCCATCGGCCTCCTCACGGCCCAAATCGCCGACGCCCAAGGCGGCGAGGTGGTCGTCGCGGGCGTCGGACAGGACACCGAGTACCGCCTGCCCCTCGCGGAGGAACTCGGCTTCCGGACGATAAACGTCGAGAGCGACGATTTGGACGCCCACCGCGAGACGCTGACCGACGGCGTCGGCTACGACGTGGTGTTCGACACGACGGGGCACCCCTCGGGACTGACGATGGCCGTAGACGAGGTGCGAAAGGGCGGACAGATAGTCCTCGTCGGCCAGACGGGCGAGACGACGATGCCGTACTCGCCGTTGGTCCGCGCGGAGGTAGACCTCCAGTGTTCGTACGCCTCGATGTACGACGATTTCGAGCACTCGCTTCGCCTCATCGCCTCCGGCGACGTGGACTGCGAGACGTTCCTCGACGACCGGTTCTCGCTTCTCGACGCCGACGAGGCGTTCGAGACGTTCGTCTCCGGCGGGACGTGCAAGCCCGTCTTCGACGTCTCCGAACTGCGAGGATAA